The sequence CCTTCAATAATACCATAGGATGCTTCAATACAATAATTATTATTACACAAGCTCAGAAGTCTTTGTCTTTCAGACTCCCTCATTGCAATTTCCGTATCCGAATATTTTAATAGACTTATAATATCACTGGACCTGTTTATCAAATATTTTATTTCTTCTAAAAAATCACGTCCGGGTAACATTGACTCTACAAATACATATCCTGGAAATAAAGGTCTAATTTCTTTTTTTACACTTCCCGCCTTTTTGAACAATATTTCTTGCAATGGAATAAAGGGTATAGATATATCCGCATTAAGTTCCTTTCTTAAATATTGTTCTACTTTTCTCTCTTTGCCGGACTTTACAAAAAGTACATACCAATACATAGGCTTATCCTTTCAGCGTTATATTATAATATGTATAGATTCGCCTAGTCACTTATAAATCTAATAAGCTACCATAATTGAAGCTGTTATATTCCCCATTGATTAGGCAACGTGCCCCTCCAACGATTACCTATCAACAGGTGCTTTCAAAAAACAATAAATACACCCTCAATCATATGAACTCATATAACTTATAGGTATAAACAAATTAAATTGCAATCTTCTTTCATTAATCTTAAGTACTATATTACATTCCATTTATACTCACTCATACTTGTAACTGTAATAATAACCAGTTCTTTCAGTATCCAATTTCGTAAGAACTGCACCAATAAACCTTGCTTTTACACTCTCAAGGGATTTAAAAGCTCGCTTCGCCATTTCTATTCTTGTTTGGCCACTTGCCAATACAAGGATAACTCCATCCGTAATTCCGGCAAGAATTGCTGCATCTGTAACCTGCCCCACCGGAGGAGTGTCTATGATAACAATATCATATTCCTCCCGTACTTTTTCCAAAAGGCTTTTCATCCTGTTTGAATTAAGCATTTCTGCCGGATTTGGCGGAATCGGACCACTTGTAATTATATACAGATTTGAAATATCGCTTCTCTCTGTTGTTTTAATTTTTACTTCTTCCTTTGAATCAGTTAAAAGATTAGTTAAACCCTCTTTATTTTTCACACCAAAATAATGATGAACCTTTGGCTTTCTTAAGTCAGCATCTATAACAAGAACTTTCTTGCCGGAACGTGCAAGAGTTATTGCAAGATTCACAGCAGTAACCGTTTTGCCGTCTCCGAGAGTTGGACTTGTTACTACTATAGTCTTTACTTCGCTGTCTACACTTGAATAATACAAATTTGTGCGAAGCTCTCTAAACGCCTCGGCAGTGGCTGACTTTGGATTATTATGTACAATAAGATTTTTAAGGTATTGTTCTTGAAGTTCTTTTTCATCCTTGGCTTTTTTCTTTCCTCGTTTGCCGCCATCAAATGCCGGGATTGTACCAATAACATTAATTCCAAGCATCTTTTCAACTTCTTCCGGCTTCTTAAATGTATGGTCAATCAATTCAAGTAAGAATATCAATCCGATCCCCAATACCAAACCAAACAATCCTGCCACACATATATTCATTTTCTTATTAGGCTTTATAGGGTTTTCCGGTATTTTCGCAGTATCTATAACTTTAATATTTTTGACCTGTATAATCTCGTCTGCCATCTTCTGAATAACCGTTGCCAGTTCATTTACTATGTCAGCAGCACGTTTTGGATCAGTATCCTCATAGCTTATACTGAACAATCTTGAATCTTTTACTGTTTTTACGTTTACATTTTTTTGAAATTCCTGTATTCCAACTCCAAACTTTTGATTAATAATCTCTGCCACACGCCTTGATTGAAGTATCTCTCTATAGTCCACAACAAGTTGATTATTTACCTGTATATCGGAAAAGCTCAGTGAAACCTGATCCTTCTCCTTACCAAGAAACAGTGTTGTTTCAGCTTTATAGACCGGTTTTATATAAAATTGAGTAACTACAAAGGCTGTGCCAGCTGATAGAACAAAGCACAACACAATGAGATACCACTTCTTAAGAAGAATATATACTATCTCCCGCAAATCAATTTCCAAGATATCATCCTTTTCCATACATTTTGACCCCTTTTCGTATATCATTGCATAATCATTATGGAAATGAAAAGTTACATGTTCCCAACATTATCATTTTACATAGCTGGGATTTTATTGTCAATATAGTAGTTTTACAAATTTTACATGTGTTACAGTTTAGTTAGTTATTATCCCGTGAATATAAACATTTGAATTGCTTGCTTTGGCATTTTTTATACTTGACACTTCAATTCTTATTTTATGAGTCCCCATTCCAATATTATCACTTATCAACACATGCCTCAAAGCTTCGTATGGTGCATAACAATCATAGGTTTGAATCAATCTGTTATTTAGATATATATCCACAATTCCACAATTAGGACCCGCCATCAATGTTACTCCCAGCATATGGCTGTTGCTTACTTCATATGTTATAGAGTCATTACTGTGACTACTCTTCATAAAAATCTTGTCAAAAGCAACCACACTGTTATAAAAACCTTGAATTGTCAAAAATTCCGTTGTAATTTTTCCGTTCTCAAAAGCATTGCTTTCCTCATAAAGTAACGGTTTTTTCCCATCAAAACCAGGTTCTCTTTTGCTGTTAATATTCGACTTGATTAAATCAAATATTGTATTGACGTAAATTGAGTAACCTTGTTCATTTGGTTTTCTGCCATCCTCAGTGATATCATTAAACGGCAGCCGTGAGTCTATAAAAGCTTTTATTATGTCTGCATAAGTTATTTCGTAATATTCCGATACTTGCTTTAGAGTATCCACATATGACTGGCTCCTTATACTGTTCTCAATAATCGTGATTATTTCCGTACTCGCTTTTGCTTTCTTTATATTTCTAATCAATCCTTCCACAATAGCGCCGAAAACTTTTTGATTGAAATTCATCTCTCTTTCGTCGTTTGCACCAAAACATAAAAATACAAGATCATACTCTTGCCTTTCTCTGTCGGTAATATAGTCAATCCATCCATCAAATGCTGTTCCACCGGGTGTTGCAATATTTTTACAAGTTAAATCAGCTCCATACTCCTCTTTTATTCTTTTCGCCAAAAGATTATACCATTTCTTTTCGTCCTCGGTTTCCAAACCTCCTTGAGCAATATCGTCTCCAATAATCAAAACACTGATTTCTTTTTTATTCACAAGCTTTTCGTACACATTCCCTGCCTGGACTTTTTCAAGCTCAGTTTGATACTCTGTCTGAACTTCGAGCCGTTGTTTTTGTTCTCCCAAGTAAGACCCGCTTATCCCATCGAGGTATCTCCCGGATATAAGTATAACCAGGCTTGCAATCAGAATTGAACTAAAGAGATAAATTGCGTTTTTCCACATGATGCCACCACTTTCCAGTAATATTTTAGCCATAGACTATATTACTACAACTTTCGAGGTTTTTCAACCAATAATTTACTCCACTTATAAATCTTTTTAAGTAATTTTCTCCAAAAATTTAAAGCATCTACAAAATGTAGATGCCTTTTGTATAAAAACTATTAATCTTAATCTTCTTCCAATATATACGAATACCTGTAAAACAATATTTTCGCTCTTTCATAATCCGCTTCTCCAAGGGTTTTGTAAAGATACCTTTTTAATTCTTCAGTCTCTTCATCGGTATATCCGTCTTTCCCCAAACTCTGCACATAATTGATATCAACCTTCGGAAAAATTCTTCTGAAGTCTGCAAGGTCTTCATCTAATATTTCATCCCTGTGTTCCTGTATTTTTTTCTCTATCCATTCCTGAGAACCCTTTACCGGCTTTTTGTTTCCGGAGGCCTGCGATTTCTTTCCCCCATTGCCGGCCGTATTGTTTTGAAGATCCTCATGCAATATTGAATCCGGCGACGTAGAGTCAATTGGCGTGGGAGTACTTTCAAAAGACATCCCCGGTGATTTATCACTTTTTTGAGTCGACAGAGGTTCTTTCGTCCCGCCAGGTGTATATGTCACATTGACCGACGGATTGTTTGCTCCGCCAACATCTTTGTTTATCATTATTGGAATAATAAATCCTGCCCCTATTGTCAGCAAAATTACCAATATGATAACAATTCCTTTTTTCATAATACTTCTTCTCCTTTAATGCTGATGGAGCATCAACCCAACTCAGCATTTTTAAATGTCGGCAGGTTTTTATCTTTTTCTGACAATACAATATCTCCTTCAATTTGAGGCCAATCTATATTTAACTCAGGGTCGTTGTATATAATTCCCGATTCAAACTCAGGCCGATATACATTTGTAGTTTTGCATAGAACTTCCGTATCGTCTTCCAGGGTGAGAAATGCATGACCAAAGTTTTCCGGTATGTAAAACATTTTTTTATTTTCTGCTGAAAGCTCTATTCCATACCATTTCCCAAAAGTCGGACTGTTTTTTCTCAAATCTACAGCCACATCATAGACTTTCCCTTTAATTACTCTGACAAGTCTCCCCTGAGGAAATTTCCTTTGGAAATGTATGCCCCTTAGCACTCCTATTCTTGACTTTATATGGTTATCCTGAACAAATTCCATCGTAAGACCAAATTCGCAAAAAGCCTTTTTATTGTAGCTCTCAAAAAAGAACCCTCTGGTATCGGTAAAAACCTTTGGCTCTACAACTACAAGTCCTTCAATTGGCGTTTTTACGACTGTAAAATTATTCATACAGGAATCTCCTAACACAATTTTTATGTAAAGTGGTCTATATTTTAATATTACAAAATTTTATACATTTTGTCAATTTGCCCATAAGGACGTGAGTGAAATACTCGAATGTATCAATCACGAAGTCTCATTTTTTGAAAAAGCTGAATATGGAAAAACTTTTTTTTACAACACTTGTTTGTTCGACGTCTTTATCTTCAAAAACTCTTTGAGGATTAATATAAAGAAGTTTTTTCATATTTTCAGTTCCACAAATTTCTGTAAGTTTTTTTTGAATTTCCATCACAGAATAGATTGGTCTTCTGTCTCCATGAGCATCAGTAGCAACAAGATGAACCATTCCGCTCTTTAAAAGCCTGATTGCTTCATCCCGGACTTCAGAGCCATGTACTCCCATAATGCTTCCTGAATTCACTTGAAGAAGCGCTCCGTTTTCCACTGCCTTTTTAATAATGCCGCTCTTGCGGTAACGAATGTTATAACGTTCCGGATGTGCAATTATGGGCACATATCCTTTAAGCTGCATGGAAAATAAAAGTTCGGACATATATTTAGGAATATTTTCAAAAGAAAACTCTATAAGCACATATCTGGAATTGTTTAACGTTAAAATTTCCCCTTTTTCCAGCCTGTCAACAGTATCGTTGGATGCAAAAACCTCCATTCCGGAATATATCTCCAACTTGATATGTTGTTTTTTCATTTCTTTATTTAAAATATCTATCTTCTCTTTTACACTTTTAGGAGTCACTTTTGAATCATAATCTCCAATAAAATGCGGTGTGGCAATAACTTTGTCAATGCCCCTCGTTTGAAGCATTCTGCATAATGATAGGGCTTCGACCAATGTTTTCGGTCCATCATCTATATCATCAAGAACATGACAATGAATATCTACAATCATCCCACTTCAGTCCTTTTCTATTATGCTGGTAACAATTCTGTTCAATTCAAAATAATTATAACATCTACTTAAAACTTCCACAAGACAATTTATTATTTTATTATATTAAAAAAGGCAGAGCATACATGCTCCGCCTTTTTAACTTTTAATTTCAAATTTCCAAATTAATAATTCTTATTCAGCAACTTCAGCCTCTTCAGCAGGGGCATTTGCCGCTTCTTTAGCCTCTATTGCTTTCCAGAGAACTGTAAATGCTTCAGCTCTGGTTACACTCTTCTTAGGCTTAAATGTATTATCCGGATATCCTACAACAAATCCCAATTCAACAGCCTTTCCAACAAACGGCTTGGACCAATCTCCAATCTCACTTGCATCTATGAAGCTAAACTCAGGATTTTCTACAGCTCCAAATTCATAAGCCTTCATTATTAATACAACCATTTCTTCTCTGGTCAGATTTCTTGACGGTCTGAATGTATTGTCTTCATATCCTGCGATGATACCTGCCTCAACTCCTGCCTGTACATAACCCGCTGCCCACGCAGGTATCTGATCGGCATCTTTAAACTTCAATGATACATTTTCAACCGGTTCAAGTCCTGCAGACTTAACAACAATTACAGCCATTTCAGCTCTTGTTATCTCAATATCAGGTTTAACGCTTCCGTCAGGATAACCGCTTACAACGTTCCTCGCTGCCAGTTTTGCAATGAATTCTTCTGCCCAGTGACCTGCAATGTCGTTAAATGGAGCTGCAGGCACATCACTCGGTGTCGGTTCTTCTATGGAAGTGGATGTCGGTGTAGGTGTAGGAGCCGGTGTAGCAGTTGATCCTCCACCGGAACCACCGGAGCCACCCGAACCGCCACCGGATGTCGGTGCAGGTGTAGGTGTCACTGGCGGATATGGAAGTTCTCCATCATAAACACTTCTTCCATACAAATCGCGCAACAGCTTCTTAAAGTTGTAAATCTGAATATTGTCATTAGCATTAACTATATCCTCAGCCAAAACGAGGAAAGAATCAAAATTCGTAACTCCTCTCTTTTCCAAAGACTTAATCAGTTTTATCAATCCGTCAAGATGACGTTTCATTGTCGCATTGCCCTGAATTCTGAAATCCACCTTGTAAGGAACCTCAGTTCCGTCAAATACTATCGGTCCAGTAAATTGTGACAGCCAATCCAATGTATTTACAACAAATTTTATTCCCCTGTCATCATTAGCATCTCCTGTAACTTCAAAATTGATATCGGCTGCCAGATCAGCAAATAAGGAAGTATCAATTTTAATTGCCGACAAATCAAATGCCAATATCATGCCTTCAATTTTTGCCCGATAAGTTTCCGAATAGCTCGCATATACTTTGAGCGCAGCTTTCATTTGTCCGTCAGTAATTGTCACGCCCAGGATTTTCTTTGCTTCATAAACATAATCGGCATAATTGTCCGGTGTAAGTTTAACAAGCACATTCTCTACAAATGCTTTTCTATCCTTCTGAGGGAGACTGATAATCGCCAGGAATACTTTTTGTAAAGGATCTATCTCAGAAGGCTCCGGCAAAGTACCGGCATATGTACTGGATCCCAGTTCATCTTTCAAGAATACTTTCAATCCATATATCTGTCCATAAGAATTCGAATTAATTTCATTTTCGATATACTCTGTAAACGAATCAAAATCATTAATATCTTTCTTGGTAAGAGACTCTACGGAAGATATAAGAGCATTAATTTCATTCTTCAACGTATTGTTTCCTTGAACTGTAATATCAAGTTTGTAAATATCATCAGAACCATCATAGAATACAGGTGCATTATTAAATTTCCTGATGGCTTTGAAAATTTCAACAAACAGTTTGAAACCTCTGCTGTCATTGGAATCTCCTGTTATGTTGAAATTAATCCTCTTCTCAATGTCTGAAAAAGCTGACGTATCGTACTGGTTTGAAGGCAATTCGAAGATTTTTATCAATTCCTTCAAAGTGCCTTTGTGCGTGTCCGGATAGTAAGCATAACTCTTCAATGCCTTTTCCATGTCCGAGTCAGACATTGACAAACCAAGAATTGCTTTTGCATCATCCACATAGTCTTTGTAGTTCTCAGTAGTAATCTGATCAAGAACATTGTTCACAAAATTTATCCTCTGTTGCTCTGTAAGACTAATCACCTGCAATACTACCTTTTGAAACGCATCCGGCTGTACCACTTCTGCATATGCCACCGTCGCAATAACACCAAAAATCATAACAATGGCAATAATACTACAGATGATATTTTGAAGTTGTTTGTTATGGAATTTTTTCATTTTTGCCCCCCCTATAAATACTCCTGAATTTTTTTATTTTTATTGTAATGTTGGATCCGAGCCAAAATCCAACACATAATATACGTTATACAATATATTCCAATTAAATATACCAAAAAAAACCAATTATATGTCTTATGTGTTTATATTATCACAGCTGTAATATTATTGCAATAATCAATCGATGTCTTACAGAATTTTAGGACCCATATCCACTCCACCCAGCAAGTGATAGTGAAGGTGGAAAACCGTTTGCCCTGCCGCCACTCCACAGTTGGTTATCAGCCTGTAACCCTTTTCTGCAATTCCCAAATCTTCGGCCACTTTGTTTGCGGCTTTGTGGATGTCTATCAATATTTGAGCGTTCGATTCGTTAATTTCTTTTACATTGGCAATATGTTCTTTCGGAATAATCAAAACATGCACGGGAGCAGCAGGATTTATATCTTTTATGGCAATAACCCTTTCATCTTCATAATAAATTGTTGAAGGCAACTCTCTTTTAATTATTTTGCAGAAAACACAATTCTCCAACGTATACATCTCCCCATAATAATAGTCTATAATTTACAAAAATATTACATTTTAATTCCATAATTTATAGCATTATAATACCATAAATATGTTATACATGCCAGTACTATTTTTTATAATTTTTTTGCACTTTATTATCTTTGCAAGCAGGATTTTATGTGATTCCTGAATAACATTTTTTCTTGCATTCATCTTTGGTATCCTAAATCTCATTATATGTAACTTTTTTATTTCCCATCTGCGAAACAGTCTATTCATTATCATCCACAGGCTCTATGTACAATATTAATTTTGTTCTCTTTGCATATACAAACTTGTACTTCATTCCTATATTCTCACGTGAAAAGTGCTTTTTATAAATCGCCGGCAAATCATAGTACTCACCGTCAATATATATGTGTTCCCCGGATTTCACCCTTTGATAGCCTGTCATCTCTCCTTCTCCATAAAGATAATCCTTTTTTATGAAATCCAAAGTGGGATTTGCCATTGCCATCACAAAAATTGGTATGCATATTAATGGTATCAATCTCTTAAAGAGAACTTTCTGCCACTTTTTTAACTTTATTTCCCGTACAACTATGCCTTTATCCTTTATTTTAATAACATCACCGGCAAACCAGAAAGCCAGCATTCCACCAATACCCAACACACCAAAAATCAACTTGAACAACATTTCATTAAAGAGCAATCTACTGTATAATTCCTCCATTCACCAACCTCCAAACTGTTAACTTTTTGTCTCACATCTAATTTGCAGTACACTTACCGTGTCCTTCAATTATTTCCGATGTTATTCCACCTACCAGCTCATCAATAATATTTCCCAATAAGTCAAATATTTGTTTCCGGAATTGCATTTTCTTAATAAAAGTTCTGGCAGCAGGACCATTGTATGCTTGATTTGCTTTTCTCAATATATACCTTGCTTTTTGTCTTGACGCAGGTACATAAACATCCGGAACAAGTCCTGCCGCTACAGCTCCGACAATATTTCCGGCAAAATTCAGCATTGCGTCCTCGAAGCCTTTTTCTATATCAATTTCATTTATCTTTCCTGTACGTATATCTTCAATTCCTGAATCTATCAACGTGGATATACCTGCAGCCATTACAGCATCCACACCCAATAGCCCCAAACTCTTCCAGAAGCCAAAACCTCCCGGCAGCATTCCACCAACAGCACCCGAGACCATATTTGCTATATATTCACCCGGTGAGGATGACGGCAGGAAATTGGATGCGGACCATTTCCAGTCATTTTTCATAAAGTTGCCGACAACATCCGTTGCATAAGTTGCCGCCAAACTTATACCCGCTCCAATCAATGCACCGGTCAGCGGTGCACTTGCTCCACAGGTTAAAACAGTAACTGCAATTGCTCCCGCACCTATGGCAATCCCGCCTAATATTTTCAAACCTCCGACAACATATGCTCCGACATTGTTTTCAACCCACCAGTTTTTAACGCCTGTTGCCGTATTTGTTATGAAATTGCGTGCATCATTGATTCTGTCGCCTGCCCAGTCAACAACATCATTTACTCTGTTTCCCACCCAGTCGGCAGCTTCATTGACTTTATTACCGACCCAATCCAACGCATTGTCAATAAATTTGGGCCAATGTCCTGTAGGGTCGACAAACATTACAGGATTGTTTTCAACATATGTGTATAGGTTCAAACTTGCAGGATTATATGTGAAACCTCTCCATGTATCTTCCTGGGTGAACCGCCCTAAAGACGGACTATAGAACCTTGCCCTCAAATAATACTGACCTGTAAAATCATCATACTGTTCTCCCGCATAGCGAAATCTGTTATGTATTGTTTCCTTTACGCTTAAAGTGTTACCGAAAGCATCATAATCATAAGTGTTTACAATCTTTCCCGAACTGTCCGCAAGATTGGCCACGTCGCCATGTGCATTGTGCAAATAGTGATATGTGTTA comes from Acetivibrio thermocellus ATCC 27405 and encodes:
- the loaP gene encoding antiterminator LoaP; amino-acid sequence: MYWYVLFVKSGKERKVEQYLRKELNADISIPFIPLQEILFKKAGSVKKEIRPLFPGYVFVESMLPGRDFLEEIKYLINRSSDIISLLKYSDTEIAMRESERQRLLSLCNNNYCIEASYGIIEGDKILIFDGPLKGMESLVKKINRHRREALIEIEIMGDVRLVTVALEVVRKVSDNENNVRCRTT
- a CDS encoding polysaccharide biosynthesis tyrosine autokinase; translation: MEKDDILEIDLREIVYILLKKWYLIVLCFVLSAGTAFVVTQFYIKPVYKAETTLFLGKEKDQVSLSFSDIQVNNQLVVDYREILQSRRVAEIINQKFGVGIQEFQKNVNVKTVKDSRLFSISYEDTDPKRAADIVNELATVIQKMADEIIQVKNIKVIDTAKIPENPIKPNKKMNICVAGLFGLVLGIGLIFLLELIDHTFKKPEEVEKMLGINVIGTIPAFDGGKRGKKKAKDEKELQEQYLKNLIVHNNPKSATAEAFRELRTNLYYSSVDSEVKTIVVTSPTLGDGKTVTAVNLAITLARSGKKVLVIDADLRKPKVHHYFGVKNKEGLTNLLTDSKEEVKIKTTERSDISNLYIITSGPIPPNPAEMLNSNRMKSLLEKVREEYDIVIIDTPPVGQVTDAAILAGITDGVILVLASGQTRIEMAKRAFKSLESVKARFIGAVLTKLDTERTGYYYSYKYE
- a CDS encoding SGNH/GDSL hydrolase family protein codes for the protein MWKNAIYLFSSILIASLVILISGRYLDGISGSYLGEQKQRLEVQTEYQTELEKVQAGNVYEKLVNKKEISVLIIGDDIAQGGLETEDEKKWYNLLAKRIKEEYGADLTCKNIATPGGTAFDGWIDYITDRERQEYDLVFLCFGANDEREMNFNQKVFGAIVEGLIRNIKKAKASTEIITIIENSIRSQSYVDTLKQVSEYYEITYADIIKAFIDSRLPFNDITEDGRKPNEQGYSIYVNTIFDLIKSNINSKREPGFDGKKPLLYEESNAFENGKITTEFLTIQGFYNSVVAFDKIFMKSSHSNDSITYEVSNSHMLGVTLMAGPNCGIVDIYLNNRLIQTYDCYAPYEALRHVLISDNIGMGTHKIRIEVSSIKNAKASNSNVYIHGIITN
- the rfbC gene encoding dTDP-4-dehydrorhamnose 3,5-epimerase; amino-acid sequence: MNNFTVVKTPIEGLVVVEPKVFTDTRGFFFESYNKKAFCEFGLTMEFVQDNHIKSRIGVLRGIHFQRKFPQGRLVRVIKGKVYDVAVDLRKNSPTFGKWYGIELSAENKKMFYIPENFGHAFLTLEDDTEVLCKTTNVYRPEFESGIIYNDPELNIDWPQIEGDIVLSEKDKNLPTFKNAELG
- a CDS encoding tyrosine-protein phosphatase, whose protein sequence is MIVDIHCHVLDDIDDGPKTLVEALSLCRMLQTRGIDKVIATPHFIGDYDSKVTPKSVKEKIDILNKEMKKQHIKLEIYSGMEVFASNDTVDRLEKGEILTLNNSRYVLIEFSFENIPKYMSELLFSMQLKGYVPIIAHPERYNIRYRKSGIIKKAVENGALLQVNSGSIMGVHGSEVRDEAIRLLKSGMVHLVATDAHGDRRPIYSVMEIQKKLTEICGTENMKKLLYINPQRVFEDKDVEQTSVVKKSFSIFSFFKK
- a CDS encoding S-layer homology domain-containing protein, translating into MKKFHNKQLQNIICSIIAIVMIFGVIATVAYAEVVQPDAFQKVVLQVISLTEQQRINFVNNVLDQITTENYKDYVDDAKAILGLSMSDSDMEKALKSYAYYPDTHKGTLKELIKIFELPSNQYDTSAFSDIEKRINFNITGDSNDSRGFKLFVEIFKAIRKFNNAPVFYDGSDDIYKLDITVQGNNTLKNEINALISSVESLTKKDINDFDSFTEYIENEINSNSYGQIYGLKVFLKDELGSSTYAGTLPEPSEIDPLQKVFLAIISLPQKDRKAFVENVLVKLTPDNYADYVYEAKKILGVTITDGQMKAALKVYASYSETYRAKIEGMILAFDLSAIKIDTSLFADLAADINFEVTGDANDDRGIKFVVNTLDWLSQFTGPIVFDGTEVPYKVDFRIQGNATMKRHLDGLIKLIKSLEKRGVTNFDSFLVLAEDIVNANDNIQIYNFKKLLRDLYGRSVYDGELPYPPVTPTPAPTSGGGSGGSGGSGGGSTATPAPTPTPTSTSIEEPTPSDVPAAPFNDIAGHWAEEFIAKLAARNVVSGYPDGSVKPDIEITRAEMAVIVVKSAGLEPVENVSLKFKDADQIPAWAAGYVQAGVEAGIIAGYEDNTFRPSRNLTREEMVVLIMKAYEFGAVENPEFSFIDASEIGDWSKPFVGKAVELGFVVGYPDNTFKPKKSVTRAEAFTVLWKAIEAKEAANAPAEEAEVAE
- a CDS encoding histidine triad nucleotide-binding protein, with translation MENCVFCKIIKRELPSTIYYEDERVIAIKDINPAAPVHVLIIPKEHIANVKEINESNAQILIDIHKAANKVAEDLGIAEKGYRLITNCGVAAGQTVFHLHYHLLGGVDMGPKIL